From one Chryseobacterium sp. 3008163 genomic stretch:
- a CDS encoding carbamoyl phosphate synthase small subunit, with product MKKKLILESGEVFHGEGFGAELETAGEVVFNTGMTGYQELISDPSYCGQIVCMTYPLIGNYGINRDDYESIEPAIKGFIVKEICDLPSNFRTQITLEELFKKKNLSGISGIDTRRLTRILRNSGVVKGKIVNADADENTTVEELKSTTFPTNQVEQVSTKTSYANPGRGLKVVLVDFGSKLGIIRELSQRNCDIIVVSHDTTAEEILLMDPDGIMLSNGPGDPEDNQQALEMIRGLLGKVPIFGICLGHQLIGLACGAKTFKLKFGHRGGNHPVLDLEKNKVAITSQNHGYAVDQESLKGTDLIETHIALNDRTNEGLKHKIHPCFSVQYHPEASPGPEDANYLFDDFITLMEDFKK from the coding sequence ATGAAGAAAAAATTAATACTGGAGTCCGGTGAAGTATTTCATGGAGAAGGTTTCGGAGCAGAATTGGAGACAGCAGGAGAGGTGGTTTTCAATACCGGAATGACGGGATATCAGGAATTGATTTCTGACCCGTCTTATTGTGGTCAGATTGTTTGCATGACGTATCCGCTGATCGGAAATTACGGGATTAACCGTGATGACTACGAAAGCATCGAGCCTGCAATCAAAGGTTTTATTGTAAAAGAAATTTGCGATTTACCTTCCAATTTCAGAACACAGATTACTTTAGAAGAACTGTTTAAAAAGAAAAATCTTTCAGGAATTTCAGGAATTGATACCCGAAGACTGACAAGAATTCTTCGTAATTCCGGAGTGGTAAAAGGAAAAATCGTGAATGCAGATGCAGACGAAAATACTACCGTTGAAGAATTAAAATCAACGACTTTCCCAACCAATCAGGTGGAGCAGGTTTCTACAAAAACTTCTTACGCCAATCCGGGAAGAGGACTTAAAGTAGTGCTTGTGGATTTTGGGTCTAAATTAGGAATAATCAGAGAGTTATCTCAAAGAAACTGCGACATCATTGTTGTTTCTCATGATACTACAGCTGAAGAAATTCTGTTAATGGATCCGGATGGAATCATGTTATCCAACGGTCCTGGAGATCCAGAAGATAACCAACAGGCTTTAGAGATGATTCGTGGATTGTTAGGAAAAGTTCCAATTTTCGGAATTTGCCTTGGACATCAGTTAATTGGATTGGCATGTGGTGCAAAAACATTCAAATTAAAATTCGGTCACAGAGGAGGAAATCATCCGGTTTTAGATTTAGAAAAAAACAAAGTGGCTATTACTTCTCAAAACCACGGTTATGCTGTTGATCAGGAAAGCCTTAAAGGAACAGATTTAATTGAAACCCATATCGCATTGAATGACAGAACAAATGAAGGATTGAAACATAAAATTCACCCTTGCTTCTCAGTTCAGTATCACCCGGAAGCGAGCCCAGGGCCAGAAGATGCGAATTACTTGTTTGATGATTTCATCACGTTGATGGAGGATTTTAAAAAGTAA
- a CDS encoding aspartate carbamoyltransferase catalytic subunit, giving the protein MFTITELSTEKINKILTEALAFANGKTAKIEGEVFCSNLFFEDSTRTKTSFDIAERKLGLKVVPFDASNSSVNKGESLYDTVKTIESIGVNLVVIRDKKDRYFDELKNINIPVINGGDGTGNHPSQCMLDLLTIYQEFGTFEGLKIGIVGDVKHSRVANSNAEALRRLGAKVYFSGPEQWFDEGALIDGTYLSVDEMIHDVDVLMLLRIQHERHDSKMSFSASEYHKKYGLTKAREKTMKKEAIIMHPAPINRGVEIDTDLVECERSRIFKQMQNGVFARMAILKNALEEKGFSFN; this is encoded by the coding sequence ATGTTTACGATTACCGAACTAAGTACAGAGAAAATCAATAAGATACTGACGGAAGCTTTAGCTTTTGCCAACGGAAAAACTGCTAAAATTGAAGGTGAGGTTTTCTGCTCAAATCTGTTTTTTGAAGACAGCACGAGAACTAAAACAAGCTTTGATATTGCCGAAAGAAAATTAGGTTTGAAGGTCGTTCCGTTTGATGCATCCAACAGTTCTGTCAACAAAGGTGAAAGTTTATATGATACAGTAAAAACAATTGAAAGTATAGGGGTAAATCTGGTCGTAATCAGAGATAAGAAAGACCGTTATTTTGATGAATTAAAAAATATCAACATTCCGGTAATCAACGGCGGTGACGGAACGGGAAATCATCCTTCACAATGTATGCTCGATTTACTGACAATTTATCAGGAATTCGGAACCTTTGAAGGTTTAAAAATCGGAATCGTCGGAGATGTGAAACACAGTCGTGTTGCCAATTCGAACGCAGAAGCATTAAGAAGATTAGGAGCGAAAGTATACTTCTCAGGACCTGAACAATGGTTTGACGAAGGAGCTTTAATTGACGGAACCTATCTTTCTGTAGATGAGATGATTCACGATGTGGATGTTTTGATGTTATTGAGAATTCAGCATGAAAGACATGATTCAAAAATGAGTTTCTCAGCTTCTGAATATCATAAGAAATATGGTTTGACAAAAGCCAGAGAAAAAACAATGAAAAAAGAAGCCATCATTATGCATCCCGCACCAATCAACAGAGGTGTAGAGATCGATACTGATCTGGTAGAGTGTGAACGCTCAAGAATCTTCAAGCAAATGCAGAACGGGGTTTTCGCAAGAATGGCGATTCTGAAAAATGCTTTAGAGGAAAAAGGATTTTCTTTTAATTAA
- a CDS encoding Lrp/AsnC family transcriptional regulator translates to MDAKDRMILSIIQEDSTFSVKEISEKIGLTFTPTYERIKQLEKQGIIEKYVGLLNREKLGLNIVVYCNVRLKEQSKKVLETFEKNIMQHDEVQEIISLSGEYDYMLKIIAKDINSYNEFAVNIISNIPNIGQYHSSIVLHEVKKSTKFKIDLG, encoded by the coding sequence ATGGACGCAAAAGACAGGATGATTCTCAGCATAATTCAGGAAGATTCTACTTTCTCGGTGAAAGAAATTTCAGAGAAAATAGGTTTGACCTTTACTCCAACCTATGAACGCATCAAACAGCTGGAGAAGCAAGGTATTATTGAGAAATATGTCGGTCTTCTGAACCGTGAAAAACTGGGTTTAAATATTGTTGTTTATTGTAATGTCCGCCTCAAAGAACAGTCTAAAAAAGTTTTGGAAACTTTCGAGAAAAACATCATGCAACACGATGAAGTTCAGGAAATCATTAGTCTTTCCGGCGAATACGATTATATGTTGAAAATCATTGCTAAGGATATTAATTCTTATAATGAATTCGCTGTCAACATTATTTCAAATATTCCTAATATTGGGCAATATCACAGTTCTATTGTTCTTCACGAGGTTAAAAAATCTACTAAGTTTAAGATTGATTTGGGATAA
- the argH gene encoding argininosuccinate lyase: protein MKKIWQKDNNATNILVNKFTVGKDLDFDERLAKYDVKGSMVHCKMLAEVGIITDEESEQMLSVLEEILKDIENGTFEIDKSAEDIHSQVESILIEKLGDTGKKIHTARSRNDQVLLDIKLYLVDEIREITALTDEFFQILIKLADQHKNVLLPGYTHLQIAMPSSFGLWFGAYAEALLDDVEMLFSVKNIINKNPLGSAAGYGSSFPIDRESTTYNLGFQSMNYNSVYAQMTRGKSEKMLSMAMATLAGTLGKFAYDVCLYLSQNFDFISFPKEFTTGSSIMPHKKNPDIFELVRARCNRIQSLPNEFILLTNNLPSGYHRDMQLTKEILFPAIDSLKECLEILSYTLPNIQVKDGILEDEKYKYLFSVEKINEEVKNGSSFRDAYVKVGQEIENNEFDFEIKNLNHTHQGSIGNLCLDKIEYQFNKLKNKLLG from the coding sequence ATGAAAAAGATATGGCAAAAAGACAACAACGCCACTAATATATTAGTCAATAAATTTACAGTTGGGAAAGATCTTGACTTTGATGAGCGTTTAGCAAAATACGACGTGAAAGGTTCGATGGTGCATTGTAAAATGTTGGCAGAAGTTGGAATTATTACTGATGAAGAATCAGAGCAGATGTTGTCTGTTTTAGAGGAAATTTTGAAAGATATCGAAAACGGAACTTTTGAAATCGATAAAAGTGCAGAAGATATTCATTCGCAGGTAGAATCTATTTTAATTGAAAAATTAGGAGATACAGGAAAGAAAATTCATACGGCTCGTTCAAGAAATGATCAGGTTTTATTGGATATAAAGCTGTATTTAGTAGATGAAATCCGTGAAATCACAGCGTTGACAGATGAATTTTTTCAAATATTAATCAAATTGGCAGATCAGCATAAAAATGTTCTTCTTCCGGGATATACCCATTTACAAATTGCCATGCCTTCATCGTTTGGATTGTGGTTTGGAGCTTATGCTGAAGCTTTGTTGGATGATGTTGAAATGCTTTTCTCGGTTAAAAATATCATTAATAAAAATCCATTGGGTTCAGCGGCGGGATATGGTTCGTCTTTCCCGATTGACCGTGAGAGTACGACGTATAATTTAGGGTTTCAATCGATGAATTATAATTCAGTGTATGCTCAAATGACACGCGGAAAGTCAGAGAAAATGCTGTCGATGGCAATGGCAACTTTGGCTGGAACATTAGGAAAATTTGCGTATGATGTTTGTTTATATTTAAGTCAGAATTTTGATTTTATAAGCTTTCCTAAAGAGTTTACAACAGGAAGCAGTATCATGCCTCACAAAAAAAATCCTGATATTTTTGAACTAGTTCGTGCCCGTTGCAACAGAATTCAGTCGTTACCGAATGAGTTTATTTTATTGACGAATAATCTTCCTTCAGGATATCACAGAGATATGCAGTTGACGAAAGAAATTCTTTTCCCTGCAATCGATTCCTTGAAAGAATGTCTTGAAATTTTAAGCTATACATTACCGAATATTCAGGTGAAAGATGGGATTTTGGAAGATGAAAAGTATAAATATCTTTTTAGCGTAGAAAAGATCAATGAAGAAGTGAAAAACGGAAGTTCTTTCCGTGATGCGTATGTAAAAGTAGGGCAGGAGATTGAAAATAATGAATTTGATTTTGAGATAAAAAATTTGAATCATACTCACCAAGGAAGTATAGGAAATCTTTGTCTGGATAAGATTGAATATCAATTCAATAAGTTGAAGAATAAGTTGTTGGGTTAA
- a CDS encoding M20 family metallo-hydrolase, with translation MQELKSVYNKEELLNNAVDLLKKLIEIPSFSKDEFNTSVEIENFFKKHQIPTKRFKNNIWAVNKNFDVFKPSILLNTHHDTVKPNKAYTLDPFLAIEKDGKLFGLGSNDAGASLVSMAQVFLHFYAQEDLKYNLVVALTAEEEISGFDGIEALFPQLPNIELTIVGEPTQMNLAIAEKGLLVIDGEMKGTPSHAAHPNDDNSIVKCMEDLQQILSFKFPKVSDYLGEVKVTLSGIHAGVQHNVVPESCVFTLDVRVTDEYSNEEVFEIIQSQMKSTLAARSFRLNSSKIEMDHPFVKAGLEIGRTTYGSPTSSDQAIIPCTSVKLGPGDSTRSHTADEYIYIKEIEEGIEIYIKILEKVL, from the coding sequence ATGCAGGAACTGAAATCTGTTTATAATAAAGAAGAATTACTGAATAACGCAGTGGATTTGTTGAAAAAACTGATAGAAATTCCGTCATTCAGCAAAGATGAATTTAATACGTCTGTAGAGATTGAAAATTTTTTCAAAAAACATCAGATTCCTACAAAACGTTTTAAAAATAACATCTGGGCGGTGAACAAAAACTTTGATGTTTTCAAACCGTCGATTTTGCTGAATACGCATCATGACACCGTAAAGCCAAATAAAGCTTACACTTTAGACCCATTTTTAGCGATTGAAAAGGATGGAAAGTTGTTTGGATTGGGAAGTAATGATGCGGGTGCTTCTTTGGTTTCTATGGCGCAGGTATTTTTGCATTTTTATGCTCAAGAAGATTTAAAATATAATTTAGTTGTTGCTTTGACGGCTGAGGAAGAGATTTCAGGTTTTGACGGAATTGAAGCTTTATTTCCTCAATTACCCAATATCGAGCTTACCATTGTGGGAGAACCAACGCAGATGAATCTGGCGATTGCAGAAAAAGGATTGTTAGTCATTGACGGGGAAATGAAAGGCACTCCTTCTCACGCCGCTCATCCGAATGACGATAATTCTATTGTGAAATGTATGGAAGATTTGCAACAAATTTTAAGCTTTAAATTTCCAAAAGTTTCAGATTATTTGGGTGAAGTTAAAGTGACGTTGTCAGGAATTCATGCGGGAGTTCAGCATAACGTAGTTCCGGAATCTTGTGTTTTTACTTTAGATGTTAGGGTTACAGACGAATATTCTAATGAAGAAGTGTTTGAAATCATCCAGTCGCAGATGAAATCGACCTTAGCAGCAAGGTCTTTCAGATTAAATTCTTCAAAAATAGAAATGGATCATCCGTTTGTAAAAGCAGGTTTGGAAATCGGCAGGACAACTTACGGTTCGCCAACTTCATCCGATCAAGCGATTATTCCATGTACATCGGTAAAACTCGGTCCCGGCGACAGCACACGTTCTCACACTGCGGATGAATACATATATATAAAGGAAATAGAAGAGGGGATTGAGATTTATATTAAGATACTTGAAAAGGTTTTATAG
- the argB gene encoding acetylglutamate kinase — MQEKLFVVKIGGALIDDEELLNEFLKQFSEIKEKKILVHGGGKLATILADKLGVEQKMINGRRITDKDTLDIVAMVYAGGINKNIVAKLQQKKCKAIGFSGADANLIKAKKREHAEIDFGFVGDIEKKSVNRKLISKLIKLKLVPVFSAITHDKKGNLFNTNADTIASVIAQALSSKYDVELLYCFDKEGVLEDVENPESVIKNISEGEFSTLKNEGKLHKGILPKLENALGAIKIM; from the coding sequence ATGCAAGAAAAGCTTTTTGTTGTAAAAATCGGCGGTGCTTTAATTGATGATGAGGAATTATTGAACGAATTTCTGAAGCAGTTTTCTGAAATTAAGGAGAAGAAAATTTTAGTTCACGGAGGTGGAAAATTAGCAACCATATTGGCTGATAAATTAGGTGTTGAACAAAAAATGATCAACGGACGAAGAATCACGGATAAAGATACGTTGGATATTGTGGCAATGGTGTATGCAGGAGGTATCAATAAAAATATCGTGGCTAAACTTCAGCAGAAAAAATGTAAGGCAATAGGATTTTCGGGAGCTGATGCTAATTTAATTAAAGCGAAAAAAAGAGAACACGCAGAAATAGATTTCGGATTTGTAGGAGATATTGAGAAGAAAAGTGTGAACAGAAAATTGATTTCAAAATTAATTAAACTTAAACTTGTTCCTGTATTTTCAGCAATCACTCACGACAAAAAAGGAAATCTTTTCAATACCAATGCGGATACGATTGCTTCGGTGATTGCTCAGGCGCTGTCTTCAAAATATGACGTTGAATTGTTGTATTGTTTTGATAAAGAAGGAGTTTTGGAAGATGTCGAAAATCCTGAATCTGTCATAAAAAATATTTCTGAAGGAGAATTTTCAACATTAAAAAATGAAGGAAAACTTCACAAAGGAATTTTACCTAAGCTGGAAAACGCTCTTGGAGCCATAAAAATAATGTAA
- a CDS encoding acetylornithine carbamoyltransferase: MKENPLSETEKGKGKTIGLVFLNSSLRTRLSSQIAAQNLGLNVLTLNAAQEAWNLEFADGAVMNGDTVEHIKDAIEVLNQYCDIIAVRCFAGMKHKEDDVNESILSQFEQHAKVPVISLESATRHPLQSLADCITITENLEHFDKLSVNRKPKVVLTWAPHIKPIAHAVGNSFAEWMQEMDVELVIANPEGYDLDKNFTKDVKVIHNQDEALKDADFIYVKNWSSFDNYAAMPEVKENWMLTNEKLANTNKGKVMHCLPVRRNVELSDEVMDGENSIIYQQAKNRIFSAQAVFSEILDEINSK; this comes from the coding sequence ATTAAAGAAAATCCTCTTTCGGAAACCGAGAAAGGAAAAGGAAAAACAATAGGACTTGTATTTTTAAATTCAAGTTTGAGAACTCGTTTAAGTAGTCAGATTGCAGCACAAAATTTAGGTTTAAATGTTTTGACGTTAAACGCAGCTCAGGAAGCCTGGAATTTAGAATTTGCAGACGGAGCTGTAATGAATGGCGATACTGTTGAACATATCAAAGATGCCATTGAAGTTTTAAACCAATATTGCGATATCATCGCGGTTCGTTGTTTTGCTGGAATGAAACATAAGGAAGACGATGTTAACGAAAGTATTTTAAGCCAGTTCGAACAACATGCAAAAGTTCCGGTAATTTCTCTGGAATCTGCAACACGTCATCCTTTGCAAAGTTTGGCAGATTGCATCACGATTACAGAAAACTTGGAACACTTCGACAAGCTCAGTGTAAACCGAAAGCCTAAAGTGGTGCTGACTTGGGCTCCTCACATCAAACCGATTGCTCATGCGGTAGGAAATTCCTTCGCAGAATGGATGCAGGAAATGGATGTTGAGTTAGTGATAGCTAATCCTGAAGGGTACGATTTAGATAAAAACTTCACGAAAGATGTAAAAGTGATTCATAATCAAGATGAAGCCTTGAAAGATGCAGATTTTATTTATGTGAAAAACTGGTCATCTTTTGATAATTATGCAGCAATGCCTGAAGTGAAAGAAAACTGGATGCTGACGAACGAAAAATTAGCCAATACTAATAAGGGGAAAGTAATGCACTGTCTTCCGGTTCGTCGAAATGTAGAATTGAGTGATGAGGTAATGGATGGTGAAAATTCAATCATCTACCAACAGGCAAAAAACCGAATTTTCTCTGCGCAGGCTGTTTTCTCTGAAATTTTAGATGAAATTAATTCAAAATAA
- the argC gene encoding N-acetyl-gamma-glutamyl-phosphate reductase — MASGATCGKKKNEKNIGIIGANGYTGSELVRLLAFHPNVSLSFLYSRSNSGTKISDLYPDLATVCEMVLTDQPEDVDILFLCLPHKESQNWLTQNNIKDETLVIDLGNDFRLDGNLGNRNFIYGLPEINKKQLLGSKSIANPGCFATAIQLALLPLAQKGLLHEVYTTGITGSTGAGQSLQPTTHFTWRNDNISAYKTLTHQHVDEILQQLVSFNTNEISLNFVPWRGDFARGIFTSSTVKTDLELSDINQLYQDFYADEPFVKVSEKAIDLKQVVNTNRCVIHIEKSGNVAVIHSAIDNLLKGASGQAVQNMNIAMGWEENSGLNLKPVAF; from the coding sequence ATAGCCTCAGGTGCAACCTGTGGAAAAAAGAAAAATGAAAAAAATATCGGAATAATCGGTGCCAACGGCTACACAGGAAGCGAATTAGTTCGTCTGTTGGCTTTTCATCCCAATGTGTCTTTGAGTTTTTTATATAGTCGTTCGAATTCGGGGACAAAGATTTCAGATTTGTACCCGGATTTAGCGACGGTTTGTGAAATGGTTTTAACGGATCAGCCTGAAGATGTAGACATTTTGTTTTTATGTCTTCCTCACAAAGAAAGTCAAAATTGGCTGACTCAAAATAATATAAAAGATGAAACATTAGTAATCGATTTAGGAAATGATTTTCGTTTAGATGGTAATTTAGGAAACAGAAATTTTATCTACGGTTTGCCTGAAATCAACAAAAAACAACTTTTAGGATCAAAAAGCATTGCAAATCCGGGATGTTTTGCGACAGCAATTCAACTGGCCTTGCTTCCATTAGCTCAAAAAGGATTGTTGCATGAGGTTTACACAACGGGAATTACAGGTTCAACAGGTGCCGGTCAGTCATTGCAGCCAACGACGCATTTTACCTGGAGAAACGATAATATTTCAGCATATAAAACTTTGACACATCAACATGTGGATGAGATTTTACAGCAGTTAGTTTCTTTTAATACGAATGAAATCAGTCTGAATTTTGTTCCATGGAGAGGAGATTTTGCGAGAGGAATTTTTACGAGTTCCACGGTGAAAACAGATTTAGAACTTTCAGATATCAATCAATTGTATCAGGATTTTTATGCAGATGAGCCTTTTGTAAAGGTAAGTGAGAAAGCAATTGATTTAAAACAGGTTGTCAATACCAATCGCTGTGTGATTCATATAGAAAAGAGTGGAAATGTTGCAGTTATTCACTCAGCGATTGACAATTTGTTGAAAGGAGCTTCCGGACAGGCAGTTCAAAACATGAATATTGCAATGGGTTGGGAAGAAAACTCAGGATTGAACTTAAAGCCTGTGGCGTTTTAA
- the argG gene encoding argininosuccinate synthase, with the protein MSKKVILAFSGGLDTSYCAKYLSETLGYEVYAVTVNTGGFSKEEEKELEKKAFNLGVKEYRCVDAQEDYYNSCVKYLIFGNVLKNNTYPLSVSAERTIQAQEIAKFAIEIGADAIAHGSTGAGNDQVRFDLIFLVMCPNVEIITPIRDMSLSREEEIEFLKSHGYEMEFQKAQYSVNKGLWGTSVGGKETLSSRNYLPEEAFPSQIKETQPSELEIEFKNGEVVAVNGENFEHSVYAIRKIEELASAYGIGRDIHVGDTIVGIKGRVGFEAAAASVIIKAHHLLEKHTLSKYQQMMKSQLSDWYGNWLHEALFLDPVMRNIESFLVDSQKTVSGKVFVTLHPYRFILNGIESKHDLMSDKFGSYGEANRAWTGEDVKGYTKIVSNSLNIYHQINK; encoded by the coding sequence ATGAGCAAGAAAGTAATCTTAGCATTTAGCGGAGGTTTAGATACCTCTTACTGCGCCAAATATTTGAGTGAAACACTTGGGTATGAGGTGTATGCAGTCACTGTAAATACCGGAGGTTTTTCTAAAGAAGAGGAAAAAGAACTGGAGAAAAAAGCCTTCAATCTTGGAGTGAAAGAATACAGGTGCGTTGATGCTCAGGAAGATTATTACAATTCTTGTGTGAAGTATTTGATCTTTGGAAATGTGTTGAAAAACAATACCTATCCTTTGTCTGTAAGTGCTGAACGTACGATTCAGGCACAGGAAATTGCAAAATTTGCCATTGAAATCGGTGCTGATGCGATTGCTCACGGAAGTACAGGTGCGGGAAATGACCAGGTTCGTTTTGATTTAATTTTTCTGGTAATGTGTCCGAATGTAGAAATTATTACGCCGATCCGTGATATGTCTCTATCCCGTGAAGAGGAAATTGAGTTTTTGAAAAGTCACGGCTACGAAATGGAATTCCAAAAAGCACAATATTCTGTAAATAAGGGACTTTGGGGAACTTCAGTTGGTGGAAAAGAAACGTTATCATCACGAAATTATCTTCCTGAAGAAGCTTTTCCATCTCAAATTAAAGAAACTCAGCCTTCAGAACTGGAAATTGAGTTTAAAAATGGTGAAGTTGTAGCGGTAAACGGAGAAAACTTTGAACATTCGGTGTATGCGATTCGAAAGATTGAAGAATTGGCTTCTGCTTATGGAATTGGTCGCGATATTCACGTTGGTGATACGATTGTTGGAATTAAAGGAAGAGTCGGTTTCGAAGCGGCGGCGGCATCTGTGATCATCAAAGCGCATCATTTATTGGAAAAACATACGCTTTCAAAATATCAGCAGATGATGAAGTCTCAATTGTCTGATTGGTACGGAAACTGGCTTCACGAAGCACTTTTCTTAGATCCTGTGATGAGAAATATCGAGTCTTTTTTAGTCGATTCTCAAAAAACGGTAAGCGGAAAAGTATTTGTGACCCTTCATCCATACAGATTTATCTTAAACGGAATTGAGTCTAAACATGATCTGATGTCCGATAAATTCGGAAGCTATGGCGAGGCGAACAGAGCATGGACAGGTGAAGATGTAAAGGGCTACACAAAAATCGTAAGCAATTCTTTAAATATATATCATCAGATAAATAAATAA
- a CDS encoding GNAT family N-acetyltransferase, with protein sequence MEIQISSCEHLMYVSEIQQEMYDSAQRRGTGIAKRSIEYLSKKISDGNAVVATENGEWVGFCYIETWSHGQFVANSGLIVSPKFRERGAATLIKDKVFQLSRDKYPTAKIFGLTTGLAVMKINSDLGYKPVIYSELTQDEEFWNGCKSCVNYDILMKKERKNCLCTAMLFVPDNNKVIGVENNQPENQYKNEQESNLSI encoded by the coding sequence ATGGAAATACAAATTTCCTCATGCGAACATTTAATGTATGTGAGTGAAATACAGCAGGAGATGTATGATTCTGCACAGCGACGAGGAACGGGCATCGCAAAACGTTCTATAGAATATTTAAGTAAAAAGATTTCAGATGGCAATGCTGTTGTCGCTACTGAAAACGGTGAGTGGGTGGGGTTTTGTTATATAGAAACTTGGTCACATGGTCAGTTTGTGGCCAACTCAGGGTTGATTGTTTCCCCAAAATTCAGGGAAAGAGGAGCTGCAACTTTAATTAAGGATAAAGTTTTTCAATTATCCAGAGACAAATACCCGACTGCAAAAATTTTCGGATTGACGACGGGTTTGGCTGTCATGAAGATCAACAGCGATTTAGGTTACAAGCCGGTAATTTATTCTGAATTAACACAAGATGAAGAATTCTGGAACGGCTGTAAAAGCTGTGTGAATTATGATATTTTAATGAAAAAAGAACGAAAAAACTGTCTTTGTACCGCAATGCTTTTCGTTCCTGATAATAATAAAGTAATTGGTGTTGAAAATAATCAACCCGAAAATCAATATAAAAATGAGCAAGAAAGTAATCTTAGCATTTAG
- a CDS encoding terminase gpP N-terminus-related DNA-binding protein produces MENICPKCKSEKIVKSGIINEKQRFHCKDCNYYFTVKKLGKKIDDYYVTKALQLYLEGLSFREIERIIGVSHVTISSWIKKYNITRPPHSDFHPVYKILKQNELLDYMSKEENIKDSGLIITQFADKYMLIKWERFKK; encoded by the coding sequence ATGGAAAATATTTGCCCAAAATGTAAGAGCGAGAAAATCGTTAAAAGCGGAATCATTAATGAGAAACAGAGATTCCATTGTAAGGATTGTAATTATTATTTTACTGTCAAAAAATTGGGTAAAAAAATCGATGATTATTATGTAACTAAGGCATTACAGTTATATCTTGAAGGACTAAGTTTTAGAGAAATAGAAAGGATTATTGGCGTTTCGCATGTTACAATAAGTTCGTGGATCAAGAAATATAATATTACTAGACCACCCCATTCCGACTTTCATCCGGTATATAAAATTTTAAAACAAAATGAGTTGCTTGACTACATGTCTAAAGAAGAAAATATCAAAGATTCCGGTTTGATAATTACTCAGTTTGCGGATAAATATATGTTGATCAAATGGGAAAGGTTTAAAAAATAG